In a genomic window of Streptomyces sp. NBC_01231:
- a CDS encoding NUDIX domain-containing protein has protein sequence MDRFARALPAALMVIPGPDGTVTFIRQLKGPYANNWLLPGGGIEPGEPAEAAALREAREETGIAVRSCSLFAVYEFTGTWEKGGYHLLMFAFLADGAYALRPGFAGDNVGAIRQARIGEIDMHSTDLQILTDAGLASYDKETIARALAADGITMHAHRVASTARCGAP, from the coding sequence ATGGACCGATTCGCACGAGCGCTGCCCGCGGCCCTGATGGTGATCCCCGGGCCGGACGGCACCGTGACCTTCATCCGCCAGCTCAAGGGGCCGTACGCGAACAACTGGCTGCTGCCCGGCGGCGGTATCGAGCCGGGCGAGCCGGCGGAGGCGGCGGCGCTGCGGGAGGCGCGCGAGGAGACCGGTATCGCCGTGCGGTCCTGTTCGCTGTTCGCCGTCTACGAGTTCACCGGCACCTGGGAGAAGGGGGGCTATCACCTGCTGATGTTCGCCTTCCTGGCCGACGGCGCCTACGCGCTGCGGCCCGGATTCGCCGGGGACAACGTCGGCGCGATCCGGCAGGCCCGGATCGGTGAGATCGACATGCACTCCACGGATCTGCAGATCCTCACCGACGCCGGGCTGGCCTCCTACGACAAGGAGACCATTGCCCGGGCGCTGGCCGCGGACGGCATCACGATGCACGCGCACCGGGTGGCGTCCACCGCCCGGTGCGGTGCGCCGTGA
- a CDS encoding phosphoribosyltransferase family protein, with product MSRTQATAQDAVAGERPGMWTRQGPYLLDMATFGQLLEDIAEEVRAAGFVPDAVLAVARGGLAAGGYLTCALDVPVMHTVRVRRTADDSRYAAKQRPVVDGSAPVGLGAGDKVLVVDDIVGTGATADTVLEFLAAAGVARQDVRFAAVVRNHRSGYEPDHCPAVVDDWIVFPWETAREATGDCRPFPAAARVRR from the coding sequence ATGAGCAGGACGCAGGCCACCGCTCAGGACGCCGTGGCGGGCGAGCGGCCCGGCATGTGGACCCGGCAGGGTCCCTACCTCCTCGACATGGCGACCTTCGGGCAACTGCTGGAGGACATCGCCGAAGAGGTGCGGGCCGCGGGCTTCGTGCCGGACGCCGTGCTCGCCGTGGCCCGCGGCGGGCTCGCCGCGGGCGGATATCTGACCTGCGCGCTGGACGTGCCGGTGATGCACACCGTGCGGGTGCGCCGAACGGCCGACGACAGCCGGTACGCCGCCAAGCAGCGCCCCGTCGTCGACGGCTCGGCACCCGTTGGACTGGGCGCCGGCGACAAGGTGCTGGTCGTCGACGACATCGTGGGCACGGGCGCGACCGCCGACACGGTCCTGGAGTTCCTGGCCGCCGCAGGGGTCGCCCGGCAGGACGTGCGGTTCGCCGCGGTCGTACGCAACCACCGCAGCGGCTACGAGCCCGATCACTGCCCGGCGGTCGTCGACGACTGGATCGTCTTCCCCTGGGAGACGGCCCGGGAGGCCACGGGCGACTGCCGTCCGTTCCCGGCCGCGGCCCGGGTGCGCCGGTGA
- a CDS encoding carbohydrate kinase family protein, with translation MLVLGSLVVDRKYFAAGTLGGFELWGVQRHFGGVGRNIGVNAARLGARAVFAGLSGAGQDAADIEAELTGLGVGLHVLRTADGTGRWDVLLDAEGRQITSRIALPDPAAAKSLAGPALAGTVAAAKAVVAEGGLDEDLLTWVSREARNNGTPMCCLPTRQRDFGPRVQLLPLYDVLLLNVREAEALTGLRATPAEQALRLLGLGPRVVVVTAGAAGATVASAEQPVPLTLPAEAGPCADDTGAGDALASAFVVHLVRGASPEAALALGLRAARLTIGCRQSTCRTLAADPALTAHRTGRWTPPGARAS, from the coding sequence GTGCTCGTGCTGGGCTCGCTCGTGGTGGACCGCAAGTACTTCGCCGCGGGCACGCTGGGCGGGTTCGAACTCTGGGGCGTGCAGCGGCACTTCGGCGGCGTCGGCCGCAACATCGGGGTCAACGCGGCCCGGCTCGGCGCCCGTGCGGTCTTCGCCGGCCTGTCCGGGGCAGGGCAGGACGCCGCGGACATCGAGGCGGAGCTGACCGGCCTCGGCGTAGGGCTCCACGTGCTGCGCACCGCCGACGGGACAGGCCGCTGGGACGTCCTGCTCGACGCGGAGGGACGGCAGATCACCTCCCGCATAGCGCTGCCCGACCCGGCCGCCGCCAAGTCCCTCGCCGGACCCGCCCTCGCCGGGACCGTCGCAGCGGCGAAGGCCGTGGTCGCCGAGGGCGGGCTCGACGAGGACCTGCTCACCTGGGTGTCGCGGGAGGCCAGGAACAACGGGACACCGATGTGCTGCCTGCCCACCCGGCAACGGGACTTCGGCCCACGCGTCCAACTGCTGCCGCTGTACGACGTGCTGCTGCTCAACGTCCGTGAGGCCGAGGCTCTCACGGGACTGCGGGCCACCCCGGCCGAGCAGGCGCTGCGCTTGCTCGGGCTCGGGCCCCGCGTCGTCGTGGTGACCGCGGGCGCGGCCGGCGCCACCGTCGCCTCAGCCGAGCAGCCCGTGCCGCTGACCCTGCCCGCCGAGGCAGGGCCCTGCGCCGACGACACCGGGGCCGGCGACGCCCTGGCGTCCGCGTTCGTCGTCCACCTCGTACGGGGCGCGAGCCCCGAGGCGGCATTGGCCCTTGGGCTGCGTGCGGCGCGGCTGACGATCGGCTGCCGGCAGAGCACGTGCCGGACCCTGGCTGCGGACCCGGCGCTCACGGCGCACCGCACCGGGCGGTGGACGCCACCCGGTGCGCGTGCATCGTGA
- a CDS encoding amino acid adenylation domain-containing protein, which yields MTTTPALARLDAVRSLPGLFRLVAAEQPDTIAVIDDGRTLTYTELDRASDRLAARLAHAGVRPGDLVGLLLERSADIPVGILGVMKAGAAYVPLDPSYPGERLRYMIADAGVTTVVGDREQAVERGLDTVAVLSPHGDGEAELPIPTPESTGDEPAYVIYTSGSTGNPKGCVVGHRQVLALLRAALPLFDVTADDRWALFHSFSFDVSVWEFWASMATGATAVTVPLRIAQSPADFLALLGAERVSVLGQVPSVFRSLAMAYEEAGRPELALRYLVFAGEAIDLDVVAAFLKAYPSSAPTAVNMYGPTETTVYATHRALSDADFDGPVRSPIGAGLPHLRLEIRDADLRPLPDGESGELLIAGPGVADGYLGRPELTAERFVTLDGPDGPDGPDRYYRTGDLARRLPDGSFEYLGRNDQQIKLRGYRIELGEVEAALRGHDHVKDAAVTVITTAAGATFFVACVVVAENAPAKPAAELRRHAQTVLPRYMVPDRYQVVDALPLTGSGKLDRKALTELAATRPARTPRAAR from the coding sequence ATGACCACGACCCCTGCCCTGGCCCGGCTCGACGCCGTGCGCTCGCTGCCCGGCCTCTTCCGGCTGGTGGCCGCCGAACAGCCCGACACGATCGCGGTGATCGACGACGGCCGCACCCTCACCTACACCGAACTCGACCGCGCCTCCGACCGGCTCGCCGCCCGCCTCGCCCACGCCGGCGTCCGCCCAGGCGACCTGGTCGGCCTGCTCCTGGAGCGCTCGGCCGACATCCCCGTGGGCATCCTCGGCGTCATGAAGGCGGGCGCCGCCTATGTGCCGCTGGACCCGTCCTACCCGGGCGAACGGCTTCGGTACATGATCGCCGACGCCGGGGTCACCACCGTCGTGGGCGACCGCGAGCAGGCGGTCGAGCGCGGCCTCGACACGGTCGCCGTCCTGTCGCCGCACGGCGACGGGGAAGCCGAACTCCCCATACCCACACCCGAGTCGACCGGCGATGAGCCCGCCTACGTCATCTACACCTCCGGCTCCACCGGCAACCCGAAGGGCTGCGTCGTCGGCCACCGCCAGGTCCTCGCCCTGCTGCGGGCCGCGCTGCCGCTGTTCGACGTGACCGCGGACGACCGGTGGGCGCTGTTCCACTCGTTCAGCTTCGACGTCTCCGTCTGGGAGTTCTGGGCCTCCATGGCCACCGGCGCCACCGCCGTGACCGTCCCCCTGCGCATCGCCCAGTCCCCGGCCGACTTCCTCGCGCTGCTCGGCGCCGAACGGGTCAGCGTCCTCGGCCAGGTGCCGTCCGTCTTCCGCTCCCTCGCCATGGCGTACGAGGAGGCCGGCCGCCCCGAACTCGCCTTGCGCTACCTGGTGTTCGCAGGCGAGGCCATCGACCTCGACGTGGTCGCCGCCTTCCTGAAGGCCTACCCGAGCAGCGCGCCCACGGCCGTCAACATGTACGGCCCCACCGAGACCACCGTCTACGCCACCCACCGCGCCCTGTCCGACGCCGACTTCGACGGTCCGGTGCGCTCGCCGATCGGCGCCGGGCTGCCGCATCTGCGCCTGGAGATCCGCGACGCCGACCTTCGGCCCCTGCCCGACGGCGAGAGCGGCGAACTGCTCATCGCCGGCCCGGGCGTCGCCGACGGCTACCTCGGCCGCCCCGAACTCACCGCCGAGCGCTTCGTCACCCTCGACGGCCCCGACGGCCCCGACGGCCCCGACCGCTACTACCGCACCGGCGACCTCGCCCGCCGCCTGCCCGACGGCTCCTTCGAGTACCTCGGCCGCAACGACCAGCAGATCAAGCTGCGCGGTTACCGCATCGAACTCGGCGAGGTGGAGGCGGCGCTGCGCGGCCACGACCACGTCAAGGACGCCGCCGTCACGGTGATCACCACCGCGGCCGGGGCCACCTTCTTCGTCGCCTGCGTCGTCGTCGCCGAGAACGCGCCCGCCAAGCCCGCCGCCGAACTGCGCCGGCACGCCCAGACCGTCCTGCCGCGCTACATGGTCCCCGACCGCTACCAGGTCGTGGACGCCCTGCCGCTCACAGGCTCGGGCAAGCTCGACCGCAAGGCGCTCACCGAACTGGCCGCCACCCGACCGGCCCGCACCCCGAGGGCGGCCCGATGA
- a CDS encoding 6-carboxytetrahydropterin synthase, translated as MLSITKEFHFSASHQLSGLPPDHQCGRLHGHNYVVMLELSGHPDLLAEVGFVRDYGELGVVKKWLDDTVDHRHLNDLLPEVNPTAEHLAMWIYRTWSADFPELTAVRVSETPRTWATYRPAGPTD; from the coding sequence GTGCTGTCCATCACCAAGGAGTTCCACTTCTCCGCGAGCCACCAACTGTCCGGCCTTCCACCGGACCACCAGTGCGGCCGACTGCACGGCCACAACTACGTCGTGATGCTCGAACTGAGCGGGCACCCCGACCTGTTGGCCGAAGTCGGCTTCGTACGCGACTACGGCGAACTGGGCGTTGTCAAGAAGTGGCTCGACGACACCGTCGATCACCGGCATCTCAACGACCTGCTGCCCGAGGTGAATCCGACGGCCGAGCACCTTGCCATGTGGATCTACCGGACGTGGTCTGCGGACTTCCCGGAGCTGACCGCCGTGCGGGTCTCCGAAACGCCCAGGACCTGGGCGACGTACCGGCCCGCCGGTCCCACCGACTGA
- a CDS encoding GTP cyclohydrolase I: MSSSIEVLTEDLALLEGEDKDPLESIARQLLVAIGEDPDREGLQETPARYARWWREFTGYDPGAVDTLFETTASGSLVAVSGISVWSLCEHHLLPFSCRITIGYLPRQKMLGLSKFARIAHQHAHKLQSQEQLSQQIADDVERLTGSPDVAVVGRGEHLCMAMRGIRTPATMTTAVWRGALKDAALRSELIALTNDRTC; the protein is encoded by the coding sequence GTGAGCAGCAGCATCGAAGTGTTGACCGAGGATCTGGCGCTGTTGGAAGGGGAGGACAAGGACCCGTTGGAGTCGATCGCCCGCCAACTGCTGGTGGCGATCGGCGAGGATCCCGACCGTGAGGGGCTCCAGGAGACGCCGGCCCGTTACGCGCGCTGGTGGCGTGAGTTCACCGGGTACGACCCCGGGGCCGTGGACACCCTCTTCGAGACCACGGCGAGCGGCAGCCTGGTCGCCGTCTCCGGCATCAGCGTGTGGTCGCTGTGCGAGCACCACCTGCTGCCGTTCTCCTGCCGGATCACCATCGGCTATCTGCCGCGGCAGAAGATGCTGGGCCTCAGCAAGTTCGCCCGGATCGCGCACCAGCACGCTCACAAGCTGCAGTCGCAGGAGCAGCTGTCGCAGCAGATCGCCGACGACGTCGAACGGCTCACCGGCTCCCCCGACGTGGCGGTCGTCGGCCGCGGCGAGCACCTGTGCATGGCGATGCGCGGCATCCGTACGCCCGCCACCATGACCACCGCCGTGTGGCGGGGCGCGCTCAAGGACGCCGCGCTGCGCAGCGAGCTCATCGCGCTCACCAACGACCGCACCTGCTGA
- a CDS encoding UbiD family decarboxylase translates to MSRGPGGGFPGSGLARAADAATLGLPGCYDAVDLYTYDRRISSRVEVAQTLAGIEKEHGARPTVVFTDIAERPGSRVLCHPYPREVLLAALDTTDEKHLAEMSRRLAGPVPSPGTAARPGVARRELPGLLDDLPILQHRPADAGPYITAGVGVTTRPDGSGVNLGFYRTQVVGPDEARIFLDPRTDGHRNLLAWLETGRRMPISLFLGADPALTVVAASRLPAEGDDYEIAARLLGRPLGVGGFPPVPDDATHVVTGFVEERDAVEGPFGEFKGYYAEARRSNVLTVTGVSATPGAPWPTIVAGARSGLTLMSFQNEYLMYAHLHGLGYPIRSVHYSIRARGEFVAYIETDAPSQELVREAMAFDVRSKVVICGPDLANPGQALATYGFTTRTEPYYRKGRVEGERIGLALVIPPDGWPTEY, encoded by the coding sequence GTGAGTCGCGGCCCGGGCGGCGGCTTCCCGGGCAGCGGGCTGGCCCGGGCGGCAGACGCCGCCACGCTCGGGTTGCCCGGCTGCTACGACGCCGTCGACCTGTACACGTACGACCGGCGGATCAGCAGCCGGGTCGAGGTGGCGCAGACGCTCGCCGGGATCGAGAAGGAGCACGGGGCCCGGCCGACGGTGGTGTTCACGGACATCGCCGAGCGGCCGGGGTCCCGGGTGCTGTGCCACCCATACCCGAGGGAGGTGCTCCTGGCCGCGTTGGACACGACGGACGAGAAGCACCTTGCGGAGATGTCCCGGCGGCTCGCCGGACCCGTCCCGTCGCCCGGCACCGCCGCCCGGCCTGGCGTGGCGCGGCGGGAGTTGCCCGGACTGCTGGACGACCTGCCGATCCTCCAGCACCGGCCCGCCGACGCGGGGCCGTACATCACGGCCGGGGTCGGCGTGACCACGCGGCCCGACGGCAGCGGCGTCAACCTGGGCTTCTACCGCACCCAGGTGGTCGGCCCCGACGAGGCGCGGATCTTCCTGGACCCGCGCACCGACGGGCACCGCAATCTGCTCGCCTGGCTGGAGACCGGCCGCCGCATGCCAATCTCGCTGTTCCTCGGCGCCGACCCGGCGCTGACCGTGGTGGCCGCCTCGCGGCTGCCGGCCGAGGGCGACGACTACGAGATCGCGGCGCGGCTCCTCGGCCGCCCGCTGGGCGTGGGCGGTTTTCCGCCGGTGCCGGACGACGCCACCCATGTCGTCACCGGGTTCGTGGAGGAGCGGGACGCGGTCGAGGGGCCGTTCGGGGAGTTCAAGGGCTACTACGCCGAGGCGCGGCGCAGCAATGTCCTCACCGTCACCGGGGTGTCCGCCACGCCGGGCGCGCCGTGGCCGACGATCGTGGCAGGAGCCCGGTCGGGGCTGACCCTGATGAGCTTCCAGAACGAGTACCTGATGTACGCCCATCTGCACGGCCTCGGGTATCCGATCAGGTCCGTGCACTACTCGATCAGGGCGCGGGGCGAGTTCGTGGCGTACATCGAAACGGACGCGCCGAGCCAGGAACTGGTGCGCGAGGCGATGGCCTTCGACGTACGCTCCAAGGTGGTCATCTGTGGTCCCGACCTGGCCAACCCGGGCCAGGCACTGGCCACTTACGGCTTCACCACCCGGACCGAGCCCTACTACCGCAAGGGCCGGGTGGAGGGGGAACGGATCGGACTGGCCCTGGTGATCCCGCCGGACGGCTGGCCGACCGAGTACTGA
- a CDS encoding IMP dehydrogenase codes for MRISEPRRTGLSFDDVLFVPRRTSLTSRRQADTSSELLPGLTLRVPVVSANTQWCTGDRMAAAMARRGGLGILHRMQSVEQQVDQLDAVKAVHVDGEQDESATLDAAGRLLAGAAVGVTGDWRERAAQLVAHGVDVLLVDVAHGHSDQVIDTVKELRSTYPDTPLIAGNVATAEGVRDLAAAGAQSVKVGIGPGGVCTTRLVAGTGVPQLTAVMDCAGAAAEAGVTIIADGGIRQAGDIAKALAAGAHAVMLGSALAGADESEATPVERDGRHYRVSNGFVSLGMELTLRRAAGGTVTREELDDYVPEGVEATFPASGPLARTLRQLVGGVQSAMSYSGARDLDAFRAQAEFIRVTAAGRAENVPHARERSVQIDTDHGAKAVAG; via the coding sequence ATGCGGATCTCCGAACCCAGGCGGACGGGACTGAGCTTCGACGACGTCCTGTTCGTGCCCCGGCGCACCTCACTGACCAGCAGGCGGCAGGCCGACACCAGCAGCGAGCTGCTGCCCGGGCTGACCCTGAGGGTGCCGGTCGTCTCGGCCAACACCCAGTGGTGCACCGGCGACCGGATGGCGGCGGCGATGGCACGGCGAGGTGGCCTCGGCATCCTGCACCGGATGCAGAGTGTCGAGCAGCAGGTCGACCAGCTGGACGCGGTCAAGGCCGTACACGTCGACGGCGAGCAGGACGAGAGTGCCACGCTCGACGCAGCGGGGCGGCTGCTGGCCGGTGCGGCCGTCGGCGTCACCGGCGACTGGCGCGAGCGCGCGGCCCAACTGGTCGCGCACGGCGTGGACGTCCTGCTGGTGGATGTCGCGCACGGGCACAGCGACCAGGTCATCGACACCGTCAAGGAACTGCGCTCCACGTACCCCGACACCCCGCTCATCGCGGGCAACGTGGCCACGGCGGAGGGCGTACGGGACCTGGCGGCAGCCGGCGCCCAGTCGGTGAAGGTGGGGATCGGACCGGGCGGTGTGTGCACCACGCGGCTGGTCGCGGGGACCGGCGTGCCGCAGCTCACCGCCGTCATGGACTGTGCCGGCGCGGCCGCGGAGGCCGGCGTGACGATCATCGCCGACGGCGGCATCCGGCAGGCCGGTGACATCGCCAAGGCCCTCGCGGCCGGGGCGCACGCGGTGATGCTGGGCTCGGCGCTCGCGGGTGCCGACGAGAGCGAGGCCACCCCGGTGGAGCGGGACGGCCGCCACTACCGGGTCAGCAACGGCTTCGTCTCGCTCGGCATGGAGCTCACCCTGCGCAGGGCGGCCGGCGGCACGGTCACCCGGGAGGAGCTGGACGACTACGTGCCGGAGGGCGTCGAGGCGACCTTCCCGGCCTCCGGGCCACTGGCCCGTACGCTGCGGCAGCTGGTGGGCGGCGTGCAGTCCGCGATGAGCTACTCGGGCGCCCGCGACCTGGACGCCTTCCGCGCGCAGGCCGAGTTCATCCGGGTGACCGCCGCGGGCCGCGCGGAGAACGTGCCGCACGCACGCGAACGCTCGGTGCAGATCGACACCGACCATGGCGCGAAGGCGGTGGCGGGATGA
- a CDS encoding MFS transporter, whose protein sequence is MSEETEYASRGAGIESASEELTERRETRAFRWKFCLIYLAGVFAATSMGKMTPISLALRADLSLSLTQVALLTSLVTAVAAVLGLFVSYLLRPLPPHRMLVAGLVVMGLAGLLCARADSFGAMLGGRLAESVGYVVVVIVAPVLLFALGDGKRLTGALAIWGTFMPVGLALGSFAGGVLSAWLDWRGWLTVAAAATLVVAAGATRLPAVPVAARADATGPGSQDRAARVRRLARPVSLGAGFATISGSIVAFVTLYPTYLHEEFGLSTESAGTLTGVVSLAGVAGGFLASWLLVRGVGVTYLFLVALLMPAGALAAFAEAGGLGLSVGGALIVALANELVVATVFAAVPLAVRAASDLGAANGLVAQLGSVGALATPPLVGLVVTAVDGWWAVGPCLLAVCVAGLVLLQIAVRQSAHGNTSVKEAA, encoded by the coding sequence ATGTCAGAGGAGACCGAATACGCCAGTCGGGGCGCGGGAATTGAATCGGCCTCGGAAGAACTCACGGAGAGGCGCGAGACTCGCGCGTTCCGGTGGAAGTTCTGCTTAATTTATCTGGCCGGTGTCTTCGCCGCCACAAGTATGGGGAAAATGACGCCGATTTCTTTGGCGCTGCGCGCGGACCTCTCTCTTTCCCTGACCCAAGTAGCGCTGCTCACCTCGCTGGTTACTGCGGTCGCCGCCGTACTGGGTCTGTTCGTCAGCTATCTGCTCCGGCCGCTGCCGCCGCACCGCATGCTGGTCGCGGGGCTCGTGGTGATGGGTCTCGCCGGACTGCTGTGCGCCCGGGCCGACAGCTTCGGCGCGATGCTGGGCGGCCGGCTGGCGGAGAGCGTGGGGTACGTCGTCGTGGTGATCGTCGCTCCCGTGCTGCTGTTCGCGCTGGGCGACGGCAAGCGGCTGACCGGGGCGCTGGCGATCTGGGGGACGTTCATGCCGGTGGGCCTGGCACTGGGCTCCTTCGCGGGCGGGGTGCTGTCCGCATGGCTCGACTGGCGCGGGTGGCTGACGGTGGCCGCGGCGGCGACGCTCGTGGTCGCGGCGGGTGCCACCCGGCTGCCGGCGGTGCCGGTGGCGGCGCGGGCGGACGCGACGGGGCCGGGGAGCCAGGACCGGGCGGCGCGGGTGCGGCGGCTCGCGCGTCCCGTCTCGCTGGGCGCCGGGTTCGCGACCATCAGCGGGTCGATCGTCGCCTTCGTCACTCTCTACCCCACCTATCTGCACGAGGAGTTCGGCCTGTCCACCGAGTCGGCCGGCACCCTCACCGGGGTGGTGTCCCTGGCCGGGGTGGCCGGTGGGTTCCTGGCGAGCTGGCTGCTGGTGCGGGGCGTCGGGGTGACGTACCTGTTCCTGGTCGCGCTGTTGATGCCGGCGGGGGCGTTGGCCGCCTTCGCCGAGGCGGGGGGACTCGGGCTGTCGGTGGGAGGCGCGCTGATCGTCGCGCTCGCCAACGAACTGGTGGTGGCCACAGTGTTCGCGGCGGTGCCGCTGGCCGTGCGTGCCGCCTCCGACCTCGGTGCCGCCAACGGCCTGGTGGCCCAGTTGGGAAGTGTCGGAGCACTGGCCACACCGCCCCTGGTCGGGCTCGTGGTGACGGCGGTCGACGGCTGGTGGGCCGTGGGCCCCTGTCTGCTGGCGGTGTGTGTGGCGGGCCTGGTGCTGTTGCAGATCGCCGTGCGGCAGTCGGCGCACGGGAACACGAGCGTGAAGGAGGCGGCATGA